A genomic segment from Curtobacterium sp. MCSS17_007 encodes:
- the cysK gene encoding cysteine synthase A: protein MTGTIYDNISQAFGNTPLVRLNRLPEADGAEVLAKLEFYNPGSSVKDRLGVAIIDAAEESGELRPGGTIVEGSSGNTGIALALVGAARGYRVVITMPETMSVERRALIRAFGAEIVLTPGSEGMKGAVARAGQIVDETPGAILAHQFETPANAAIHRKTTAEEILRDTEGHVDVFVAGVGTGGTITGVGQVLKERVPGVQIVAVEPKDSPLLTEGKAGPHKIQGIGANFVPEVLDRDVIDEVFDVELDDALRVARALGTEEGILAGISSGAIIHAAVEIAARPENAGKRVVAIVCDTGERYLSTPLFEGLTA from the coding sequence ATGACCGGCACCATCTACGACAACATCTCGCAGGCGTTCGGCAACACCCCCCTGGTCCGGCTGAACCGCCTGCCGGAAGCCGACGGCGCAGAGGTCCTGGCGAAGCTCGAGTTCTACAACCCCGGGTCCAGCGTCAAGGACCGCCTCGGTGTCGCGATCATCGACGCGGCCGAGGAGTCCGGCGAACTGCGCCCGGGCGGCACCATCGTCGAGGGCTCGTCCGGCAACACCGGCATCGCACTCGCCCTGGTCGGCGCAGCACGCGGGTACCGGGTCGTCATCACGATGCCCGAGACGATGAGCGTCGAGCGCCGTGCGCTCATCCGCGCGTTCGGTGCCGAGATCGTCCTGACGCCGGGGTCCGAGGGCATGAAGGGTGCCGTCGCCCGTGCCGGTCAGATCGTCGACGAGACGCCGGGAGCCATCCTGGCCCACCAGTTCGAGACGCCGGCGAACGCCGCGATCCACCGGAAGACCACGGCCGAGGAGATCCTCCGCGACACCGAGGGCCACGTGGACGTGTTCGTCGCGGGCGTCGGCACCGGCGGCACCATCACGGGTGTGGGGCAGGTGCTCAAGGAGCGTGTCCCCGGTGTGCAGATCGTCGCCGTCGAGCCGAAGGACTCCCCGCTCCTCACCGAGGGCAAGGCCGGTCCGCACAAGATCCAGGGCATCGGCGCGAACTTCGTGCCCGAGGTGCTCGACCGTGACGTCATCGACGAGGTGTTCGACGTCGAGCTCGACGACGCCCTCCGTGTCGCGCGGGCGCTCGGCACCGAGGAGGGGATCCTCGCCGGCATCTCGTCCGGTGCGATCATCCACGCAGCCGTCGAGATCGCGGCTCGACCCGAGAACGCCGGCAAGCGCGTGGTCGCGATCGTGTGCGACACCGGAGAGCGCTACCTGTCCACGCCGCTGTTCGAGGGGCTCACTGCGTGA
- a CDS encoding dipeptidase, with the protein MTFDSLAFPVIDGHNDLPWERRESHGSGVEGIDTEDGTLHTDLPKLRAGGVVGQFWSVFVPSDDPDPVRTTLQQIDTALRIVERYPDDLAFARSAADVRAAVAAGRIASLLGAEGGHSIGDDLAVLRAFARLGVRYMTLTHNDDTPWADSATGARAHGGLTDRGREVVAEMERIGMLVDLSHTAPTTMRDTLDVATRPVVFSHSSTVAVDDHPRNVPDDVLTRMADNGGVVMITFVPKFVSRAWADWEEAGSEGEPPLVTVADVADHVDHAREVAGVAHLGLGGDYDGTPVLPPDLRDVSRYPVLAEELRRRGWADDDLWALAGGNVLRVLEATDDRFVRSALR; encoded by the coding sequence ATGACGTTCGACTCCCTCGCCTTCCCGGTCATCGACGGCCACAACGACCTGCCGTGGGAGCGACGCGAGTCCCACGGCTCCGGTGTCGAGGGGATCGACACCGAGGACGGCACCCTGCACACCGACCTGCCGAAGCTGCGCGCCGGCGGGGTCGTCGGGCAGTTCTGGTCGGTGTTCGTCCCGTCGGACGATCCCGACCCCGTGCGGACCACGCTCCAGCAGATCGACACCGCGCTCCGGATCGTCGAGCGGTACCCGGACGACCTGGCGTTCGCGCGGTCCGCCGCCGACGTGCGCGCTGCCGTGGCAGCCGGTCGGATCGCGTCCCTGCTGGGCGCCGAGGGCGGACACTCGATCGGCGACGACCTCGCCGTCCTCCGCGCCTTCGCCCGGCTCGGCGTCCGCTACATGACGCTCACCCACAACGACGACACCCCCTGGGCGGACTCGGCCACCGGTGCGCGCGCACACGGCGGCCTGACGGACCGCGGGCGCGAGGTCGTGGCTGAGATGGAGCGGATCGGCATGCTCGTCGACCTGTCGCACACCGCGCCGACCACCATGCGCGACACCCTCGACGTCGCGACGCGGCCGGTCGTGTTCTCGCACTCCTCGACGGTGGCGGTCGACGACCACCCGCGGAACGTGCCCGACGACGTGCTCACCCGGATGGCCGACAACGGGGGCGTCGTGATGATCACGTTCGTACCGAAGTTCGTCTCGCGCGCGTGGGCCGACTGGGAGGAAGCAGGTTCCGAGGGGGAGCCGCCGCTCGTCACGGTGGCGGACGTCGCCGACCACGTCGACCACGCCCGCGAGGTCGCGGGCGTGGCCCACCTGGGCCTCGGCGGGGACTACGACGGCACCCCGGTGCTGCCGCCGGACCTGCGGGACGTCTCGCGGTACCCGGTGCTCGCCGAGGAGCTCCGGCGCCGCGGCTGGGCCGACGACGACCTCTGGGCGCTGGCCGGCGGGAACGTGCTGCGGGTGCTCGAGGCGACGGACGACCGGTTCGTGCGGAGCGCCCTGCGCTGA
- a CDS encoding GNAT family protein, with the protein MHPVTLRTDRLVLSAPGPADVEDVVAYANDPDVIAFTPVPVPYGHAEAHQFIERVGDGWRDDTRYDFGIRRVDDPRLLGTVGVFGFVDGAAEIGYALHPDGRGHGFVTEAAARVLEWAFAAPPDGLGLVRVQWRALGTNAASAATARRIGMRYEGRSRSAVVHRGVRHDQLLAAVLRDDDRTTPTEWPAP; encoded by the coding sequence GTGCACCCCGTGACGCTCCGGACCGACCGGCTCGTGCTCTCCGCTCCGGGTCCCGCCGATGTCGAGGACGTCGTCGCGTACGCGAACGACCCCGACGTGATCGCGTTCACCCCGGTCCCCGTGCCGTACGGCCACGCCGAGGCGCACCAGTTCATCGAGCGGGTCGGCGACGGCTGGCGCGACGACACCCGGTACGACTTCGGGATCCGACGGGTCGACGACCCGCGCCTGCTCGGCACGGTCGGCGTGTTCGGCTTCGTGGACGGGGCGGCCGAGATCGGGTACGCGCTGCACCCGGACGGCCGCGGGCACGGCTTCGTGACCGAGGCCGCAGCGCGCGTGCTGGAGTGGGCGTTCGCGGCGCCGCCGGACGGGCTCGGCCTGGTGCGGGTGCAGTGGCGCGCGCTCGGGACGAACGCGGCCTCGGCCGCGACGGCCAGACGGATCGGCATGCGGTACGAGGGCCGGTCCCGCTCGGCGGTCGTCCACCGTGGGGTCCGCCACGACCAGCTGCTCGCCGCCGTGCTCCGGGACGACGACCGGACGACGCCGACGGAGTGGCCGGCACCGTGA
- a CDS encoding SRPBCC family protein yields the protein MTVAFRVVTEIAAPVEHVFALSLDIGAHERSMVGTDERAVAGTTTGTIGLGESVTWRARHFGIVWSMTSRITALEAPGRFVDEQVRGPFARFRHEHRFEPSGAGTRMVDEIVFRAPLGPLGWLAERIALARYLPRLIAARSASLRDELERDGGGPAQRAASSPSAS from the coding sequence GTGACCGTAGCCTTCCGCGTCGTCACCGAGATCGCCGCTCCGGTGGAGCACGTCTTCGCGCTGTCGCTCGACATCGGCGCGCACGAACGCTCGATGGTCGGCACCGACGAACGCGCCGTGGCCGGGACGACGACCGGCACGATCGGGCTCGGCGAGAGCGTCACGTGGCGCGCGCGGCACTTCGGGATCGTCTGGTCGATGACGAGCAGGATCACCGCCCTGGAGGCTCCGGGTCGCTTCGTCGACGAGCAGGTGCGTGGTCCGTTCGCCCGGTTCCGGCACGAGCACCGGTTCGAGCCGTCGGGCGCCGGGACGCGGATGGTCGACGAGATCGTCTTCCGGGCACCCCTCGGCCCGCTCGGGTGGCTGGCCGAGCGGATCGCGCTCGCCCGCTACCTGCCGCGGCTGATCGCCGCGCGCAGCGCATCGCTGCGCGACGAGCTCGAGCGTGACGGCGGCGGGCCCGCTCAGCGGGCGGCGAGCTCCCCGAGCGCGTCGTAG
- a CDS encoding SIS domain-containing protein, which yields MSAAPDVRARVDAVWDRLSPAERRVAAMVRHDPELLLVGTSAELAAESGTSKATVSRLVRSLGFQDAAEVRQELMSARGSGLPWAAEDAAHVDQRAVEARNLDAAFASLARADRVRLARRIVRARRVLVFGERGAHPVAMQLRSQLAQVRPDVRIGPAPGQRLGEEVADLDRRDLVVLVTVRRHAAGAERLVRHCVATGADVVVLGDPTAAVIAAPAATAVLCPVDSPSAFDSMAALFAVVAAIANDVYEASGPAGRARVDAVAAAYDALGELAAR from the coding sequence GTGAGCGCCGCACCGGACGTGCGTGCCCGCGTCGACGCGGTCTGGGACCGTCTGTCGCCCGCGGAACGTCGTGTCGCCGCCATGGTCCGCCACGACCCGGAACTGCTGCTCGTCGGGACCTCCGCAGAGCTCGCAGCCGAGTCGGGCACGTCGAAGGCGACGGTCTCGCGGCTCGTGCGCTCCCTCGGCTTCCAGGACGCCGCCGAGGTCCGGCAGGAGCTCATGTCCGCCCGGGGCAGCGGACTGCCGTGGGCCGCGGAGGACGCCGCGCACGTCGACCAGCGCGCTGTGGAGGCCCGCAACCTGGACGCTGCGTTCGCCTCGCTCGCCCGGGCCGACCGCGTTCGGCTCGCCCGCCGGATCGTCCGCGCACGGCGGGTGCTCGTCTTCGGGGAACGCGGTGCGCACCCCGTCGCGATGCAGCTCCGGTCGCAGCTGGCCCAGGTGCGTCCGGACGTCCGCATCGGCCCTGCTCCGGGACAACGCCTGGGGGAGGAGGTCGCGGACCTCGACCGGCGGGACCTCGTCGTGCTCGTCACGGTGCGGCGGCACGCGGCCGGCGCCGAGCGCCTCGTGCGGCACTGCGTCGCGACGGGTGCCGACGTGGTCGTGCTCGGCGACCCGACCGCAGCCGTGATCGCGGCACCGGCGGCGACCGCGGTGCTGTGCCCGGTCGACTCGCCGTCCGCGTTCGACTCGATGGCGGCGCTGTTCGCCGTCGTGGCCGCGATCGCCAACGACGTGTACGAGGCTTCCGGGCCGGCAGGGCGTGCCCGGGTGGACGCCGTGGCGGCGGCCTACGACGCGCTCGGGGAGCTCGCCGCCCGCTGA
- a CDS encoding allantoate amidohydrolase, translating to MTPAAAAATALVASPRAIADAATIVGWCDALAAVSQDDGRTTRVYLSPEHARVNAVVAEWMRDAGLRTWQDAAGNLHGIVDGATPDAPVLLLGSHLDTVVDAGRYDGVVGVLMAIRTVARLTASGPLPFALQVIAFSDEEGTRFGKALLGSSAVAGVWDDAWWDLEDGDGVTLRRAFTDFGLDPERVADAALPPERLVGYLEAHIEQGPYLEQAGQALGVVTSIASARRFSVEAVGEARHAGGTPYERRHDALLAAAEAALAVERICRAEQHVGTVGTMSVEPGAVNVVPGLARFSVDLRGEFDEGRDRVWEAITAAFDEIGARRGVTVEPTEVHRAPAVFCAPALMDAVRAGIASTGETAPAELFSRAGHDAMSLGLVTDVAMLFLRNPDGISHHPDEFVSQDDVALGLDALAVAVERIADDRAATA from the coding sequence GTGACCCCCGCCGCAGCTGCGGCCACGGCGCTCGTCGCGAGCCCGCGGGCGATCGCCGACGCCGCGACCATCGTGGGCTGGTGCGACGCGCTCGCCGCCGTGTCCCAGGACGACGGGCGCACCACCCGCGTCTACCTGTCGCCGGAGCACGCCCGCGTGAACGCGGTGGTCGCCGAGTGGATGCGGGACGCCGGGCTCCGCACCTGGCAGGACGCCGCGGGCAACCTGCACGGCATCGTCGACGGTGCGACCCCGGACGCCCCCGTGCTGCTCCTCGGGTCACACCTCGACACCGTCGTGGACGCCGGCCGGTACGACGGCGTCGTCGGCGTGCTCATGGCGATCCGGACGGTGGCGCGGCTCACCGCCTCCGGGCCGCTGCCCTTCGCGCTGCAGGTGATCGCGTTCTCCGACGAGGAGGGCACGCGGTTCGGCAAGGCCCTGCTGGGCTCGTCGGCCGTGGCGGGGGTCTGGGACGACGCGTGGTGGGACCTCGAGGACGGCGACGGTGTCACGCTCCGCCGCGCCTTCACCGACTTCGGGCTCGACCCGGAACGCGTCGCCGACGCGGCACTGCCCCCGGAGCGGCTCGTGGGCTACCTCGAGGCGCACATCGAGCAGGGCCCGTACCTCGAGCAGGCCGGGCAGGCGCTCGGCGTCGTCACGAGCATCGCGAGCGCCCGGCGGTTCTCCGTCGAGGCGGTCGGTGAGGCCAGGCACGCCGGTGGCACCCCGTACGAGCGGCGGCACGACGCCCTGCTCGCGGCAGCCGAGGCCGCCCTCGCGGTCGAACGGATCTGCCGCGCGGAGCAGCACGTCGGCACGGTCGGCACGATGTCCGTCGAGCCCGGTGCGGTGAACGTCGTGCCGGGTCTCGCCCGCTTCAGCGTCGACCTGCGGGGCGAGTTCGACGAGGGGCGTGACCGGGTGTGGGAGGCGATCACGGCGGCGTTCGACGAGATCGGCGCCCGGCGCGGCGTGACGGTGGAGCCGACCGAGGTGCACCGCGCCCCCGCGGTGTTCTGCGCACCGGCACTGATGGACGCCGTCCGCGCGGGCATCGCCTCGACGGGGGAGACCGCGCCGGCGGAGCTGTTCTCGCGTGCCGGTCACGACGCGATGTCCCTCGGGCTCGTCACCGACGTCGCGATGCTCTTCCTGCGCAACCCGGACGGCATCAGCCACCACCCGGACGAGTTCGTCTCGCAGGACGACGTCGCACTCGGTCTCGACGCACTGGCTGTCGCGGTGGAGCGCATCGCCGACGACCGGGCGGCGACCGCGTGA
- a CDS encoding alanine--glyoxylate aminotransferase family protein yields MTQPVNPPARLLMGPGPIDADPRVLRALSTPLVGQYDPWMTATMTATQELYRQVFGTRNDATVLVDGTSRAGIEAALVSLLAPGDRVLVPVFGRFGHLLAEIATRAGAEVHTIETEWGQVFPPSVIEDAVQRVRPKVLAIVQGDTSTTMNQPLDELGAICERHGVLLYTDATASIGGNPLEVDAWGIDVASAGLQKCLGGPSGSAPITVSPRALAVLDGRRSIEAGIREADDVVSDDPIRSNYLDLAMILDYWGPRRLNHHTEAASMLYAANECARILLEEGREAVVDRHATAGRAMLAGVEALGLRVFGDVAHKMHNVVAVEIPDDVVGDEVRSAMLEDHGIEIGTSFGPLHGRVWRIGTMGYNARKDTVVRTLAALEHCLRRAGHAVPQGAGVDAALDVHAGRLPVAVGASA; encoded by the coding sequence ATGACGCAGCCAGTGAACCCACCCGCCCGACTCCTCATGGGTCCGGGCCCGATCGACGCCGATCCCCGCGTGCTCCGCGCGCTCTCGACGCCGCTCGTCGGGCAGTACGACCCGTGGATGACCGCCACGATGACCGCGACCCAGGAGCTCTACCGTCAGGTCTTCGGGACCCGCAACGACGCCACGGTGCTCGTCGACGGCACCTCGCGTGCAGGCATCGAGGCGGCACTCGTCTCGCTCCTGGCGCCGGGCGACCGGGTCCTCGTCCCGGTGTTCGGTCGGTTCGGGCACCTGCTCGCCGAGATCGCCACCCGTGCCGGCGCCGAGGTGCACACGATCGAGACCGAGTGGGGCCAGGTCTTCCCGCCGTCGGTGATCGAGGACGCGGTGCAGCGGGTCCGTCCGAAGGTCCTGGCGATCGTGCAGGGCGACACCTCGACGACGATGAACCAGCCGCTCGACGAGCTCGGCGCGATCTGCGAGCGCCACGGCGTCCTCCTGTACACCGACGCGACCGCGAGCATCGGCGGCAACCCGCTCGAGGTCGACGCGTGGGGGATCGACGTGGCGAGCGCCGGGCTGCAGAAGTGCCTCGGCGGTCCGTCGGGCAGCGCCCCGATCACCGTGTCGCCGCGGGCACTCGCGGTGCTCGACGGGCGGCGGAGCATCGAGGCCGGCATCCGCGAGGCCGACGACGTCGTGTCCGACGACCCGATCCGGTCGAACTACCTCGACCTCGCGATGATCCTCGACTACTGGGGTCCTCGACGGCTCAACCACCACACCGAGGCGGCGTCGATGCTCTACGCCGCGAACGAGTGCGCCCGCATCCTGCTCGAGGAGGGGCGCGAGGCCGTCGTCGACCGCCACGCGACGGCGGGCCGGGCGATGCTCGCCGGCGTCGAGGCGCTCGGGCTCCGGGTGTTCGGCGACGTCGCGCACAAGATGCACAACGTCGTCGCCGTGGAGATCCCGGACGACGTGGTGGGCGACGAGGTCCGGAGCGCGATGCTCGAGGACCACGGGATCGAGATCGGCACGTCCTTCGGGCCGCTGCACGGCCGGGTCTGGCGGATCGGGACGATGGGCTACAACGCCCGGAAGGACACCGTCGTCCGGACGCTCGCCGCGCTCGAGCACTGCCTGCGCCGCGCCGGCCACGCGGTCCCGCAGGGTGCCGGTGTCGACGCCGCGCTCGACGTGCACGCCGGGCGCCTGCCCGTCGCGGTCGGGGCGTCCGCGTGA
- the allB gene encoding allantoinase AllB: MSAAAGADLVLRARRAWVDGVLRPAAVVVRDGVVDAVLPVDAEVTATVDRTVADEHVLLPGLVDTHVHVNEPGRTEWEGFASATRAAALGGVTTIVDMPLNSIPATVDVDALAVKRASAEGRVAVDVGFWGGAVPANAGARGPLHDAGVFGFKCFTAPSGVDEFPHLDPAQLRAAVEEVAELDALLIVHAEDPDHLVPHETLGGRYADFLATRPGSAEQSAVARVIAGARATGARVHVLHLSDAGVLPMIRAAKADGVRVTVETCPHYLAFEAGSIPDGATEFKCCPPIRDDANRDALWDGLLDGTIDCVVSDHSPSTADLKTDDWGSAWGGIAGLQVGFRAVWTEAVRRGIPLETVLPWFTTGPAALVGLTDRGRIAPGTVAHLAVLDPAADGVIEVAGLAHRNPVSAYAGLRTVGAVTETWVRGRLVATADDGVTAVEGVLVDRPRTPQHARNERSGMVLDGTEAP; this comes from the coding sequence ATGAGCGCCGCGGCTGGCGCCGACCTCGTGCTGCGCGCTCGGCGGGCGTGGGTGGACGGCGTCCTCCGGCCGGCCGCGGTGGTCGTCCGCGACGGCGTGGTCGACGCAGTCCTGCCGGTCGACGCCGAGGTCACGGCGACCGTGGACCGGACGGTCGCGGACGAGCACGTGCTGCTGCCGGGGCTCGTCGACACCCACGTGCACGTGAACGAACCCGGCCGCACCGAGTGGGAGGGCTTCGCCTCGGCCACCCGCGCCGCGGCACTCGGCGGCGTGACGACGATCGTCGACATGCCGCTGAACTCGATCCCGGCGACCGTGGACGTCGACGCCCTCGCGGTGAAGCGGGCGAGTGCCGAGGGGCGGGTCGCCGTGGACGTCGGCTTCTGGGGCGGTGCGGTCCCGGCGAACGCCGGGGCGCGCGGTCCGCTGCACGACGCCGGGGTCTTCGGGTTCAAGTGCTTCACCGCGCCGAGCGGCGTCGACGAGTTCCCGCACCTCGACCCCGCTCAGCTGCGCGCTGCCGTCGAGGAGGTCGCCGAGCTCGACGCCCTGCTCATCGTGCACGCCGAGGACCCCGACCACCTCGTGCCGCACGAGACGCTCGGTGGTCGGTACGCCGACTTCCTCGCCACCCGTCCGGGCAGTGCCGAGCAGTCCGCCGTCGCGCGGGTCATCGCGGGGGCTCGGGCGACCGGTGCCCGCGTGCACGTGCTCCACCTGTCCGATGCAGGGGTCCTCCCGATGATCCGGGCCGCCAAGGCCGACGGGGTCCGGGTGACCGTCGAGACGTGTCCGCACTACCTCGCGTTCGAGGCCGGGTCGATCCCGGACGGTGCGACCGAGTTCAAGTGCTGCCCGCCGATCCGCGACGACGCGAACCGCGACGCGCTGTGGGACGGACTGCTCGACGGCACGATCGACTGCGTCGTGTCCGACCACTCGCCCTCGACGGCGGACCTCAAGACCGACGACTGGGGATCGGCGTGGGGTGGCATCGCCGGACTCCAGGTGGGCTTCCGAGCGGTGTGGACCGAGGCGGTGCGCCGGGGGATCCCGCTCGAGACCGTGCTGCCGTGGTTCACGACCGGCCCCGCGGCGCTCGTCGGCCTCACCGACCGTGGGCGGATCGCGCCGGGGACGGTCGCGCACCTCGCGGTCCTCGATCCGGCGGCCGACGGCGTCATCGAGGTCGCCGGCCTCGCGCACCGCAACCCCGTGTCGGCGTACGCGGGCCTGCGCACCGTCGGCGCGGTCACGGAGACGTGGGTCCGCGGGCGGCTCGTGGCGACGGCGGACGACGGGGTCACCGCCGTCGAGGGAGTCCTGGTGGACCGCCCGCGGACGCCGCAACACGCACGAAACGAGCGTTCCGGTATGGTCCTGGACGGAACGGAGGCACCATGA
- a CDS encoding aspartate/glutamate racemase family protein, translated as MRIRVVNPNTTASMTATIGRAAAAVAGPGTVVEAVTPSTGPASIESHYEEALAVPGLLEQIAIGEQEGVDAYVVACFGDPGLDAARELAAGPVIGIAEAGYHAAAMLGRRFGVVTTLARTTGRARELAERYGFASLVTEIRACEVPVLQLDDPASGAREIVVEECRAVLAGGADAVVLGCAGMAEFCAEVSREIGAPVVDGVAAATVLAESLVRLGLRTGKTGEYAPPPPKPVTGLLSGFTLRSSDVASAPTELAGVSA; from the coding sequence TTGCGCATCCGCGTCGTCAACCCCAACACCACCGCCTCGATGACGGCCACGATCGGCCGCGCGGCGGCCGCCGTCGCCGGCCCCGGCACCGTCGTCGAGGCGGTCACGCCGAGCACCGGCCCCGCGTCGATCGAGAGCCACTACGAGGAGGCCCTCGCGGTCCCCGGGCTCCTCGAGCAGATCGCGATCGGTGAGCAGGAGGGCGTCGACGCGTACGTCGTGGCGTGCTTCGGCGACCCGGGGCTGGACGCTGCGCGGGAGCTCGCCGCCGGGCCGGTGATCGGGATCGCCGAGGCCGGCTACCACGCCGCCGCGATGCTCGGGCGCCGGTTCGGCGTGGTCACGACGCTGGCTCGCACGACCGGCAGGGCCCGCGAGCTCGCCGAGCGCTACGGGTTCGCGTCCCTGGTGACCGAGATCCGTGCGTGCGAGGTGCCCGTGCTGCAGCTCGACGACCCGGCGTCGGGGGCGCGGGAAATCGTCGTCGAGGAGTGCCGCGCCGTGCTCGCCGGCGGCGCCGACGCGGTGGTGCTCGGTTGTGCGGGCATGGCGGAGTTCTGCGCCGAGGTCTCGCGGGAGATCGGTGCGCCGGTGGTCGACGGGGTGGCCGCCGCGACGGTGCTCGCGGAGTCGCTCGTCCGGCTCGGGCTGCGGACCGGCAAGACCGGCGAGTACGCCCCGCCGCCGCCGAAGCCGGTGACGGGACTGCTGTCCGGGTTCACGCTGCGGTCGTCCGACGTGGCGTCCGCGCCGACCGAGCTCGCCGGGGTGTCGGCATGA
- a CDS encoding NCS1 family nucleobase:cation symporter-1, with protein MVTEIATPVAAPHAPRTTSSAAAGAGVVKPGYDPALTNEDLAPLRDQRWTSYNIFAFWMSDVHSVGGYVTAGSLFALGIASWQVLVALVVGILIVQVFANLVAKPSQRTGVPYPVINRAVFGVIGANVPAVIRGLIATAWYGVQTFLAAQSLNIVFLKFVPGSAALLDHSFLGLSALGWISYGILWVAQAALFSMGMEAIRRFIDFAGPAVYVVMIALAVYLVAKAGIGNISLTLHTGAPMSFGASIPVMLSAVAIVVSYFSGPMLNFGDFSRYGKSFRAVKRGNFWGLPVNFLFFSILTVLCASATVPVFGKLITDPIETVQAIDAPFAILLGGLTFVTATVGINIVANFISPAFDFSNVAPRKISWRMGGMIAAVGSVLLTPWNWYGNDQAILYTLGILGALIGPLFGILIAGYYLVAKQRVAVDDMYTKEPTARYWYRAGWNPNAMWTLLIAGAVSVASAVLPPATGVLPWLSNYSWFIGCGLGLVVFWALERRSPRMPVLAADDPTVDDGAAAGRD; from the coding sequence TTGGTCACAGAGATCGCGACCCCGGTCGCCGCGCCCCACGCCCCCCGCACGACGTCGTCGGCAGCAGCCGGCGCAGGCGTCGTCAAGCCCGGGTACGACCCGGCGCTCACCAACGAGGACCTCGCACCCCTGCGCGACCAGCGCTGGACGAGCTACAACATCTTCGCCTTCTGGATGTCGGACGTGCACTCGGTCGGCGGCTACGTCACCGCCGGGTCGCTCTTCGCGCTCGGCATCGCGAGCTGGCAGGTGCTCGTCGCCCTCGTCGTCGGCATCCTCATCGTGCAGGTGTTCGCGAACCTCGTCGCGAAGCCGTCGCAGCGCACGGGCGTGCCGTACCCGGTCATCAACCGCGCGGTGTTCGGCGTCATCGGCGCCAACGTGCCCGCCGTCATCCGCGGCCTGATCGCGACGGCCTGGTACGGCGTGCAGACCTTCCTCGCCGCGCAGTCGCTCAACATCGTGTTCCTGAAGTTCGTCCCCGGCTCCGCGGCGCTCCTGGACCACTCGTTCCTCGGGCTCTCCGCGCTCGGCTGGATCTCGTACGGCATCCTCTGGGTCGCGCAGGCCGCGCTGTTCTCGATGGGCATGGAGGCCATCCGTCGCTTCATCGACTTCGCCGGACCTGCCGTCTACGTCGTGATGATCGCCCTGGCGGTGTACCTGGTCGCGAAGGCCGGCATCGGCAACATCTCACTGACCCTGCACACGGGTGCGCCGATGTCCTTCGGGGCATCGATCCCGGTCATGCTCTCGGCCGTGGCGATCGTCGTCAGCTACTTCTCCGGCCCGATGCTCAACTTCGGTGACTTCTCCCGGTACGGCAAGTCCTTCCGGGCCGTGAAGCGCGGCAACTTCTGGGGCCTGCCGGTCAACTTCCTGTTCTTCTCGATCCTCACGGTGCTCTGCGCGAGCGCCACGGTCCCGGTGTTCGGCAAGCTCATCACCGACCCGATCGAGACCGTCCAGGCCATCGACGCGCCGTTCGCGATCCTGCTCGGCGGCCTCACCTTCGTCACCGCGACGGTCGGCATCAACATCGTCGCCAACTTCATCAGCCCCGCGTTCGACTTCTCGAACGTCGCGCCGCGGAAGATCAGCTGGCGGATGGGCGGCATGATCGCCGCCGTCGGCTCCGTGCTGCTGACCCCGTGGAACTGGTACGGCAACGACCAGGCGATCCTCTACACGCTCGGCATCCTCGGTGCCCTGATCGGCCCGCTCTTCGGGATCCTGATCGCGGGTTACTACCTGGTCGCGAAGCAGCGGGTGGCGGTCGACGACATGTACACGAAGGAGCCCACCGCCCGGTACTGGTACCGCGCCGGCTGGAACCCGAACGCGATGTGGACCCTGCTGATCGCCGGTGCCGTCTCGGTCGCCAGCGCCGTGCTGCCGCCCGCGACGGGCGTCCTGCCCTGGCTGAGCAACTACAGCTGGTTCATCGGCTGCGGCCTCGGGCTGGTCGTCTTCTGGGCGCTCGAGCGTCGGTCGCCCCGCATGCCGGTGCTGGCTGCGGACGACCCCACGGTCGACGACGGCGCTGCCGCCGGTCGCGACTGA
- a CDS encoding GNAT family N-acetyltransferase, translating into MHWTIERTPWDHPDADALRTAQRRELDERYGNDDHEPGAAPSAADVAVFLVARDRTGDAIACGGLRPLSEHVMGPGVIEVKRMYATPASRGTGVAVAVLRALEHEAAALGARRLVLETGTRQPDAIRFYQREGYQPIALFGAYEGSMESVCFSRGLDAPVPTPPEEAERRTS; encoded by the coding sequence ATGCACTGGACCATCGAGAGGACGCCCTGGGACCACCCCGACGCCGACGCACTGCGGACGGCGCAGCGGCGGGAGCTGGACGAGCGGTACGGCAACGACGACCATGAACCGGGCGCAGCCCCCTCGGCGGCGGACGTGGCCGTGTTCCTCGTCGCGCGCGACCGGACGGGGGATGCGATCGCGTGCGGCGGGCTCCGGCCGCTGTCGGAGCACGTCATGGGTCCGGGCGTCATCGAGGTCAAGCGCATGTACGCAACGCCCGCCAGCCGTGGCACCGGTGTCGCCGTCGCCGTGCTGCGCGCGCTCGAGCACGAAGCGGCCGCACTCGGCGCTCGGCGCCTCGTCCTCGAGACCGGGACCCGGCAACCCGATGCAATCCGCTTCTACCAGCGCGAGGGGTACCAGCCGATCGCACTCTTCGGCGCGTACGAGGGCTCGATGGAGTCAGTCTGCTTCAGCCGCGGCCTCGATGCCCCTGTGCCGACGCCGCCGGAGGAGGCGGAGAGGCGGACGTCCTGA